In Fusibacter sp. A1, the following are encoded in one genomic region:
- a CDS encoding FAD-dependent oxidoreductase — MRVAVIGAGFSGMLAAYLLEKAGTEVTIYEKEEHIGGHCRTLFSKGVYTDIGTVFSFSNKIKELLIELKVDYSEVFIYKNYVNECYQPTEMMSQNEVQLLLEELNKLSKLLLPHKTYLEGVRFDFVPEELLVTFNSYANHHQLEQITKIITPLLSSFGLGNINHIQAYYVFKIFSLDILYAFIKGDKLLSLNKGMSNLISRLSENISDIRYSLEVINVEVVNKKVKIESPYGHDYFDKVLITTKLPKDVIKDTLYNTLMKKIETNPFISAVYEVHNKHLPTTYFKSNFGQNGKIQFFYTKRQSARTTLVAYTYGKISKSAIDGMTDELANVGVDIKQLITVKQWYIFPHLKARDLTSHFYTDINTHQKTNPVCLIGSLVTEPSLDKLYVSVKECVNDIIQYDRDNK, encoded by the coding sequence ATGAGAGTTGCAGTAATTGGTGCAGGTTTTAGTGGTATGTTAGCCGCCTACTTACTAGAAAAAGCAGGAACTGAGGTTACAATTTACGAAAAGGAAGAACATATCGGTGGTCATTGTAGAACACTCTTTAGTAAAGGTGTGTACACAGACATTGGTACCGTATTTTCCTTTTCCAATAAAATCAAAGAGCTGCTTATTGAGTTAAAAGTTGACTACTCAGAGGTTTTCATCTACAAAAACTATGTCAACGAATGCTACCAACCTACCGAGATGATGTCACAAAACGAAGTACAACTTCTACTTGAAGAACTTAACAAGCTTTCTAAACTCCTTCTACCACATAAAACGTATCTTGAGGGTGTACGATTTGATTTTGTACCTGAGGAACTACTGGTTACTTTTAACTCCTATGCGAATCACCATCAGTTAGAGCAGATCACAAAAATCATAACCCCCTTGCTGTCTTCATTCGGACTCGGTAATATCAATCATATTCAAGCCTATTATGTATTTAAGATCTTTAGTCTTGACATACTCTATGCTTTTATAAAAGGAGATAAACTACTTAGCCTCAACAAAGGAATGTCGAACCTTATTAGTCGCTTAAGCGAGAATATATCTGATATCAGATATTCGCTCGAAGTGATCAATGTAGAAGTAGTAAACAAAAAGGTAAAAATCGAATCACCTTACGGACATGACTACTTTGATAAAGTCCTCATCACAACCAAGTTGCCTAAGGATGTAATTAAAGACACCTTGTATAACACACTTATGAAAAAAATCGAAACCAATCCCTTTATTTCTGCGGTTTATGAAGTTCACAATAAACATCTTCCAACAACTTACTTCAAATCAAACTTTGGACAAAACGGAAAAATTCAGTTTTTCTATACAAAAAGACAATCGGCACGTACTACCCTTGTTGCCTATACATATGGAAAGATATCTAAATCAGCAATCGATGGCATGACGGATGAGCTAGCGAATGTCGGTGTTGATATTAAGCAGCTAATTACGGTAAAACAGTGGTATATCTTTCCCCACCTTAAAGCCCGTGATCTCACCAGTCATTTTTATACCGATATCAATACACATCAAAAAACAAATCCTGTATGCTTAATAGGTTCACTTGTTACCGAGCCCTCACTCGATAAGCTCTATGTATCGGTTAAGGAATGTGTAAACGATATTATTCAGTATGACAGAGATAATAAATAA
- a CDS encoding helix-turn-helix domain-containing protein, with protein sequence MLKDQKYKIISEGLKNGISPTCKKYAISRTIYYRWLTRFKEDGIDGLNDKKKSFIPLNKTSASIEEKLFRLVKTYPHYGPRALKYLLDELGCKISESAVYNILKRHALTRKENRIKYAKKYQADHKSQLPDLNSLTSGECWIFWITDYGYTPNYGHLYLYNLIDIKSHIACSRIYSKVSYKHFEDLLTAVALSVATSLNMPIAYLCFFEDRKLLKKSDQVSRLKLSNTLKEHGFDPTLHFLSDDDHVELFHELRQNYSSVNSEFVMPFIKSAQALSHVKISFQHHIRNYNLNIKKQYSEGLLSPIEYHNLSTNTQTILPIWAYMDRNY encoded by the coding sequence ATGCTAAAAGACCAGAAGTATAAAATAATTTCAGAGGGATTAAAAAATGGTATCAGTCCTACTTGCAAAAAGTACGCGATCTCTAGAACAATCTATTACAGATGGTTAACTAGGTTTAAAGAAGATGGTATTGATGGCCTAAACGACAAGAAAAAAAGTTTTATCCCACTCAATAAGACCAGTGCTTCGATTGAAGAGAAGTTATTTAGGCTAGTAAAAACCTATCCCCACTATGGTCCCCGAGCTTTGAAGTACCTACTTGATGAACTTGGATGCAAGATTAGTGAATCAGCAGTCTATAACATATTAAAAAGACACGCCTTAACGCGCAAAGAAAACCGCATTAAATATGCAAAAAAATACCAAGCCGATCATAAAAGTCAGCTTCCTGACTTAAACTCACTTACAAGCGGCGAGTGTTGGATCTTCTGGATTACTGATTACGGCTATACACCTAACTACGGACACCTTTATCTATACAACCTCATAGATATAAAAAGTCATATCGCCTGTTCAAGGATTTATTCAAAGGTTTCATACAAGCATTTTGAGGATCTATTGACAGCTGTCGCCCTTTCAGTTGCTACTAGCTTAAATATGCCAATTGCCTACCTCTGCTTCTTTGAAGACCGTAAGCTCCTAAAAAAATCTGATCAAGTATCCCGGTTAAAACTTTCTAACACCTTAAAAGAGCACGGCTTTGATCCAACGTTACATTTTCTGAGCGATGATGATCATGTGGAGCTGTTTCATGAATTAAGGCAAAACTACTCATCAGTGAACTCTGAATTTGTCATGCCCTTTATTAAATCCGCACAGGCTCTAAGTCATGTAAAAATAAGTTTTCAGCACCATATAAGAAATTACAACTTGAACATAAAAAAGCAGTACTCTGAAGGGTTATTATCCCCAATCGAGTACCATAACTTATCTACAAACACACAAACCATACTCCCAATATGGGCGTATATGGACCGTAATTATTAA
- the hypB gene encoding hydrogenase nickel incorporation protein HypB: protein MQDMKVFKIQKNIHEDNQLVAKETRNHLKTKSTYLVNIMSSPGSGKTTTLVSTIKVLKKELAIGVMEADVDSDVDARTVQNAGAKAIQLHTGGLCHLDATMTRQGLDELGIEELDLVFLENIGNLICPAGYDTGAMKNVAILSVPEGDDKPLKYPKIFCMVDALIINKIDALEHFDFDFDKLESRVRALNPDIVLFKVSAKTGEGIDEWAKWLTSEMRGEGNDKK, encoded by the coding sequence ATGCAAGATATGAAAGTGTTTAAAATTCAAAAGAATATTCATGAGGACAATCAACTGGTTGCAAAGGAAACTAGAAACCATCTTAAAACCAAGTCAACCTACTTAGTCAACATTATGTCCTCACCTGGAAGTGGCAAGACCACTACCTTGGTGAGTACCATTAAGGTTCTAAAAAAGGAGCTTGCAATAGGAGTGATGGAAGCAGATGTCGATTCAGATGTTGATGCAAGAACCGTTCAAAATGCAGGTGCAAAGGCTATTCAACTTCATACGGGTGGACTTTGTCATTTAGATGCCACTATGACCAGACAAGGGCTTGATGAATTGGGGATAGAGGAGTTGGATTTGGTTTTTCTTGAGAACATCGGCAACTTGATTTGCCCAGCAGGCTACGATACTGGAGCTATGAAGAATGTGGCAATTCTGAGTGTGCCAGAAGGTGATGACAAGCCCTTAAAATACCCCAAGATTTTTTGCATGGTCGATGCGCTTATTATCAATAAAATTGATGCACTTGAGCATTTTGATTTTGACTTTGATAAGTTAGAATCGCGTGTTAGAGCCCTAAATCCTGACATTGTCCTATTTAAGGTGTCAGCAAAGACGGGAGAAGGCATTGACGAATGGGCCAAGTGGCTTACATCTGAAATGAGAGGTGAAGGCAATGACAAAAAGTAA